CTCTTCCCCCGCCACCGACATCGCCGTAGATCCTATCGACGGCACCACCCTCACCTCGCTAGGCCGCGGCAACGCCGTAGCGGTCATCGCCATAAGCCCACGAGGCACCATGTTTGACCCCGGGCCTTGTGTTTACATGGAAAAAATAGCGGCCGGACCCGACTGCGTGGGCGTCATTGACATCACCAAAAGCCCTACCGAAAACCTGCACGCAGTAGCAACCGCCAAAGGCGAATCAGTAAACGACATCACTGCCGTCATTTTGGACCGCGATCGCCACCACGACCTAATAAGCGAAGTCCGAGCCGCCGGCGCCCGCATACGCCTCATCCCCGACGGCGACGTAGCCGGGGCAATCTCAACCGCATGGGCCGACAGTGGCGCCGACGTGCTGTTCGGAATCGGCGGCACCCCAGAAGGCGTTATCACCGCCGCCGCACTCAAATGCATGGGTGGCGTAATGGAAGGCCGCCTCTGGCCCCGCAACGACAAAGAACGCAACGCCGCCCTAGACCTAAATTACGACCTTGAAAAAGTACTCACCATCGATGACCTGGTATCAGGCGACAACTGCTTCTTCGCCGCCACCGGCATTACCGACGGCGAACTACTAAAAGGCGTGCACTACTCATCAGGAAAAGTACATACCCAAACTTTAGTCATGCGCTCGCTCTCTGGAACAGTCCGGCTTATCTCAGCCAGCCACAACAGCGAAAAATTAGATGCCCACACCGACGGCCCCGCATAAGGACCAAAAAACGGTTCGTTACGCCTGTTCAGCGCCCGCTACAGCAAGCCGCAGCTCCGCACGACCCAAAGCACCCGCCGCGTCTTGGTCTTCGCTGTCGGCCGTTAAGGCCGCTTCAGCGTTATCTTTAGCGGTCTGTGCACGAGCCACATCAATCTCAGTAGCCTCTTCAGACACATCAGACAAAATGCTGATCTTGGTGCCCGCTACTTGAACAAACCCTTGATGGACCGCAAAAGCATCACGGCCCCCATCGGGACGAATAACCTCCACTGACCACACCGCCAACACGCCAATAAATGGCACGTGCCCGGGCTGGAAAGCGATATCGCCGCCTTCTACGGTGCGCGCTACCAGC
The Acidimicrobiia bacterium DNA segment above includes these coding regions:
- the atpC gene encoding ATP synthase F1 subunit epsilon — translated: MTPAAKPLSSRANAVMTFQVELVSPEAITYSGEAEMLVARTVEGGDIAFQPGHVPFIGVLAVWSVEVIRPDGGRDAFAVHQGFVQVAGTKISILSDVSEEATEIDVARAQTAKDNAEAALTADSEDQDAAGALGRAELRLAVAGAEQA
- the glpX gene encoding class II fructose-bisphosphatase produces the protein MNENLEFDDRNLALELVRVTEAAALAASRWMGRGDKEGADKAAVDAMRDVLSDVNMDGLVIIGEGEKDEAPMLFNGEKVGNGSSPATDIAVDPIDGTTLTSLGRGNAVAVIAISPRGTMFDPGPCVYMEKIAAGPDCVGVIDITKSPTENLHAVATAKGESVNDITAVILDRDRHHDLISEVRAAGARIRLIPDGDVAGAISTAWADSGADVLFGIGGTPEGVITAAALKCMGGVMEGRLWPRNDKERNAALDLNYDLEKVLTIDDLVSGDNCFFAATGITDGELLKGVHYSSGKVHTQTLVMRSLSGTVRLISASHNSEKLDAHTDGPA